Proteins found in one Plasmodium gaboni strain SY75 chromosome 13, whole genome shotgun sequence genomic segment:
- a CDS encoding hypothetical protein (conserved Plasmodium protein, unknown function) yields the protein MNEENEVVKLLVKVGKNINKNEEQLRPFIKKIVEDNWLDSIESLKSLTDDEWFKLQLPLRLVDEIKKELHIKKEEHSRTCDDKNKDNNDDNNNNMEGTNKYDEMHCEKNEIVNCNKKFKKNLKEEKEDVNMKEKIYSTNVIKENITHSNNINNYASSDYDNKRTLSNYVDHNNKSSKLINDMNMSRDNSRVYEHSDLNKKEGFHYSIIKCNKDILENMISKEIEDINKEDIFYLSNEDDYTNNYDNCNSSYSYSEEKTRTINSINACEKLKKIPIENLKIVLPILCKIVKNILINPNILNTRILKSTNNIMKNKILIYEEVKNLLLSIGFVRIYIFYVMIKVDTLLLLCIYESLKNISKNIIKIDDCSNINFDPFKSNIVCVDTLKKKKNVFHANDNVDILLKQKKEQMEKLMNQPIEKNPKIYKQKNYNYSQDKKEKHKELKKKNHNSVLDAQEKDEDDTENEENEEDFSYIISNIKNFGKEQTFKSKTKLELEKISKAKVYSKTIIKILFPDDYILELSFSSGTLFRDVNEAVKGFLNDSIISKNWFLYETPGIRKFDPQKSLSFYNLIPHALLRFKLDHQDDNFIFSSFLSNEAIEKYLISS from the exons atgaatgaagaaaatgaagTCGTAAAACTCCTTGTGAAGGtaggaaaaaatattaataaaaatgaagaacAATTAAGAccttttattaaaaaaatcGTTGAGGATAATTGGTTAGATTCAATAGAAAGTTTAAAAAGTTTAACTGATGATGAATGGTTTAAATTGCAATTACCTCTTCGTCTGGTggatgaaataaaaaaggagCTACACATAAAGAAAGAAGAACATAGTAGAACATgtgatgataaaaataaagataataatgatgacaataataataatatggaaggaactaataaatatgatgaaaTGCATTGTGAAAAAAACGAAATTGTGaattgtaataaaaaatttaaaaaaaatctaAAAGAAGAGAAAGAAGATGTAAATAtgaaggaaaaaatatatagtaCTAATGtgataaaagaaaatataacacatagtaataatataaataattatgcTAGCTCCgattatgataataaaaggACTTTATCAAATTACGTAgatcataataataaatcatctaaattaataaatgatatgAATATGTCAAGAGATAATAGTAGAGTTTATGAACATTCTGATttgaataaaaaagaagGTTTCCATTATTctataataaaatgtaataaagatatattagaaaatatGATAAGTAAAGAAATAGAGGATATTAATAAGgaagatatattttatctGTCGAATGAAGATGattatacaaataattatgataattgTAATAGTTCATATAGCTATTCAGAAGAAAAAACAAGAACAATAAACAGTATTAATGCATGTGAGaagttaaaaaaaatacctatagaaaatttaaaaattgtCTTACCTATACTATGCAAAatagtaaaaaatattttaattaatccaaatattttaaatacaagaatattaaaaagtacaaataatattatgaaaaataaaatattaatatatgaagaggttaaaaatttattattatctatagGATTTgtaagaatatatattttttatgttatgATAAAAGTGGAtactttattattattgtgtatatatgaatcgttaaaaaatatttctaagaatattattaaaattgaTGATTGTTctaatataaattttgaTCCTTTCAAATCTAATATTGTGTGTGTAGATACgttgaaaaaaaaaaaaaatgtatttcATGCCAATGATAATGTGGATATTTTATtgaaacaaaaaaaagaacagATGGAAAAATTAATGAACCAACCAATAGAAAAGAATCCAAAAATAtacaaacaaaaaaattataattatagtCAAGACAAGAAAGAAAAGCATAAGgaactaaaaaaaaaaaatcacAACAGTGTGTTAGATGCACAAGAAAAAGATGAAGATGATACagaaaatgaagaaaatgaagaagatttctcttatattatttcaaatataaaaaattttggTAAAGAACAAACATTCAAATCTAAAACAAAGTTGgaattagaaaaaatatcaaaagCAAAGGTTTATTCAAAAAcgattataaaaatattatttccAGATGATTACATTCTTGAATTATCCTTTTCATCTGGAACGTTATTTAGGGATGTAAATGAAGCAGTAAAAGGG tttttaaatgattccattatttcaaaaaattgGTTTCTTTATGAAACTCCAGGAATTCGTAAATTTGATCCTCAAAAAAGTCTTTCCTTTTATAATCTCATTCCACATGCTCTTTTAAGGTTTAAGTTGGATCATCAGGATGacaattttattttttcaagTTTTTTGTCTAATGAGGCGATAGAGAAATATTTAATCTCTTCATAg
- a CDS encoding putative small heat shock protein produces the protein MSENNLSKDNNKNKRNEALENPGMLDTFFESMYDHMNRLDQYHSDMNRMMNSLRGYYMNNDFFRLFPNRRSLADYDINHNRNNDLLISKPFSSMFRRDGYSNIPPMDVLDKEKHLEIKMDVPGLNKEDVQINLDNRKLEISGEFKKSHEQKDEQQRYYIKERCQSSFYRSFTLPENVLEDDIKATFKDGVLKIDIPKKDIPDKKKKKIEID, from the coding sequence ATGAGCGAGAATAATTTAAGcaaagataataataagaacAAAAGGAATGAGGCATTAGAAAATCCTGGTATGTTAGATACTTTTTTTGAAAGTATGTATGATCATATGAATCGTCTTGATCAATATCATAGTGATATGAATAGAATGATGAATTCTTTAAGAGgttattatatgaataatgaTTTTTTTAGATTATTTCCTAATAGAAGATCATTAGCAGATTATGATATTAATCATAATAGAAATaatgatttattaatatctaAACCTTTTTCATCTATGTTTAGAAGAGATGGATATTCGAATATTCCTCCTATGGATGTTCTTGACAAAGAAAAACATcttgaaataaaaatggaCGTTCCAGGtttaaataaagaagatGTACAAATCAATTTAGATAATAGAAAATTAGAAATAAGTGgagaatttaaaaaatctCATGAACAGAAAGATGAACAACAAAGATATTATATCAAGGAAAGATGTCAATCATCATTTTATAGATCATTTACATTACCAGAAAATGTTTTAGAAGATGATATTAAAGCTACATTCAAGGATGGAGTTCTTAAAATAGACATACCAAAAAAAGATATACCAgacaagaaaaaaaaaaaaatagaaatagATTAA